In uncultured Methanobacterium sp., a genomic segment contains:
- a CDS encoding class I SAM-dependent methyltransferase translates to MIHVAYDIKVYRQVLKDIIKKDDVVVELGCHVGNSTRIISQLAPKGNIIALDKGTESKEKLEQLNEEVETHIEFIQSDVRLHETLEEVAKKVNALGGCDVLSVDLGGGYHPDTTFKVFYIWSSTLKPRDTIIRNRGLLDFIHSTSTSEFIRSENGWLESCRDDGVPKRLKELKLWSPKV, encoded by the coding sequence ATGATCCATGTTGCTTACGATATCAAAGTTTACAGACAGGTCTTGAAAGACATTATCAAAAAGGATGATGTGGTAGTGGAGCTGGGCTGCCATGTGGGTAATTCCACCAGGATAATATCTCAATTAGCACCGAAGGGTAATATAATAGCTTTGGATAAAGGCACTGAGTCTAAAGAAAAACTAGAACAGCTGAATGAAGAAGTTGAAACTCATATTGAATTTATCCAGAGTGATGTGCGTCTTCATGAAACCTTAGAAGAGGTGGCTAAAAAGGTCAATGCTTTAGGGGGTTGTGACGTTCTTTCTGTGGATCTTGGTGGTGGTTACCATCCTGACACTACTTTTAAAGTATTTTATATTTGGTCTTCAACTTTAAAACCCCGTGATACTATCATCAGGAACAGGGGACTTTTGGATTTCATTCATTCCACATCCACTTCTGAATTTATCAGATCTGAAAATGGTTGGTTGGAGTCTTGTAGGGATGATGGTGTGCCTAAGAGATTAAAAGAATTGAAATTATGGTCTCCCAAAGTATAA